One Fibrobacter sp. UWR2 DNA segment encodes these proteins:
- a CDS encoding glycosyltransferase: protein MKILVIGSVYPRFHEDAEVPWLRASVAHLKKAGLGIQVLAPAYKGLKTHEIDGVKVNRFRYAPAGWEILTHEEGAPSKMASKPWLQLLAIPYIISGFFKCISICRKFKPDVIHAHWPFPHAYIALGAAKLFRIPLVLNFHGAELLLIRKKKWVKPLLKFAIGQAQAVFANSSFTASKIKALRNVNVEWSPYGTTLESSAASEVEAVPHPINGKFKILFVGRHIERKGICYLIEAAKYLPRDKFEIRIVGVGDLTEKLKELAAHNAGNAEIVFTGKLSPEDLAKEYRTANVFTLPAIIDSKGDTEGLGVVLIEAMELGLPIVASNVGGIPDVVVDGESGILVPEKDPQALANAFKRLESEPGLVKQLLEGSRKRIRECFTWDGIIKRQIAEYKKVVRN, encoded by the coding sequence ATGAAGATCCTCGTCATCGGTTCCGTATACCCCAGATTCCACGAAGACGCCGAAGTCCCGTGGTTAAGGGCCTCCGTTGCACACCTGAAAAAGGCTGGTCTCGGCATCCAGGTGCTCGCCCCCGCATACAAGGGCCTGAAGACCCACGAGATTGACGGAGTGAAGGTAAACCGGTTCCGCTACGCGCCCGCAGGCTGGGAAATCCTCACGCACGAAGAAGGCGCACCCAGCAAGATGGCAAGCAAGCCCTGGCTACAGCTGCTCGCCATTCCCTATATCATCAGCGGGTTCTTCAAGTGCATCTCCATCTGTCGCAAGTTCAAGCCAGACGTGATACACGCCCACTGGCCGTTCCCACACGCCTACATCGCGCTCGGTGCCGCAAAACTTTTCCGCATTCCTCTGGTACTCAATTTCCACGGTGCAGAACTCCTGCTCATCCGCAAAAAGAAATGGGTTAAACCGCTCCTGAAGTTCGCCATCGGGCAGGCGCAGGCGGTATTCGCGAACTCGAGCTTTACTGCAAGCAAGATCAAGGCTCTCAGGAACGTGAACGTGGAATGGAGCCCTTACGGCACTACGCTTGAATCGAGCGCCGCATCGGAAGTCGAGGCCGTTCCACACCCGATAAATGGCAAGTTTAAAATCCTGTTCGTGGGCCGCCACATCGAGCGCAAGGGAATCTGCTACCTCATCGAGGCGGCGAAGTACCTACCCCGCGACAAGTTCGAAATCCGCATCGTCGGCGTGGGCGACCTTACAGAGAAACTGAAGGAACTGGCAGCGCATAACGCAGGCAATGCAGAAATCGTCTTCACCGGCAAGCTCTCGCCCGAAGATCTCGCGAAAGAGTACAGGACGGCGAACGTGTTCACGCTCCCCGCCATCATCGACAGCAAGGGCGATACCGAAGGACTCGGCGTCGTGCTTATCGAGGCTATGGAACTCGGGCTCCCCATAGTGGCCAGCAATGTGGGCGGAATTCCCGACGTAGTCGTGGACGGCGAAAGCGGAATCCTCGTGCCGGAAAAAGACCCGCAGGCCCTTGCCAATGCATTCAAGCGCCTAGAAAGCGAACCGGGCCTCGTAAAGCAGTTGCTCGAAGGCAGCCGCAAGCGCATCCGCGAATGCTTCACCTGGGACGGCATCATCAAGCGACAAATCGCCGAGTACAAAAAGGTTGTACGCAATTAG